The DNA window CATCCGGCCGTTCATTTCCAGGGGCTGGAAAATGCCGGGTATGGAGCAACTGGCCCGAACGGCCTTGGCCACCGATCCCTTTTCAAAGACCCAGGTTTTTCCGGCATTCAGATCCGTGGCAATGGCATAAAAGGGAATCTTCATCTGCTCGATGGTTTTCGCTTTGACCTTGGTCTGGATGAATTTTTCCAGCCTTTCCCCCTGGACCGGTCCCATTTTGGAATAAATCACCGAATAATCGAAGATGTCATCCTTTTCTATGGTAAAGGACAGCCATTCCAAATTAAAGCTGTTGGGATCGGAGGCATAAAGGGCGCCGATCAGGCTGCCCACACTGGTTCCGACGATCATGTGAATGGGGATCTTTTCCTGTTCCAACATCCGGATGACCCCTACATGGGCAAATCCCCGGGCCGCCCCGCCCCCTAATACCAGGGCGACCTTTGGGGGGGGTTTGTGTTGTTCCTTGACCGGCGGAACGGTCCCACAACCCCAACTTCCTGCAACTACCATTAACAACATCCCGACTATCCCATTAAACCACTTCATTAAACAAACCTCCTGACCATAACCTTAAAAATCTCCAAAATGCGTTGGCCGGATATTATCACAGATTTGTTCAGCAGATCAAATTTTTAAAATAACCAAACCTTCATGCCCCAAGTGGCGCCACGAAGCATAAAAATGGTTTTCTCTGAACTCCGAACTCCGAACTCTTAACTCCGAACTTTATTTTCGTATTAACGCAACCGGCCCAAGGCCCCATAGGCTATTGACAGAAACAGGCAAAAATGCAATAAACTACCAGGCAATCAAAACAGAATATAGGCAAAGAACTGGAGATAACATGGCGACAACAGGAAAAGAGTCGGGGCTTTCCGGGTCACCGGGGAAAGGCTGTATTCATATAATGGTGAATGGCCGGGACTACGAACTCGAAATCGGGAAGGGGTCCGACAAGATCGACCCGGCCCAAACCCTAACCCAGACGCTCCGGGAGACCCTGGGACTCATGGGGACCAAGGTTTCCTGTGATAACGGGGCCTGCGGAGGTTGCACCGTGCTCATAGACGGCCAGGCGGTCCTGGCCTGCATGACCCTGACGATCGAATGCGACGGCAGTAATATCACTACCATTGAGGGTCTGAGCGATCCGAAAACAGGAAAACTCGACCCGCTGCAACAGGCCTTCATCGATCATACTGCTTTTCAGTGCGGATTTTGCACACCGGGGATGATCATGAGCGCCAAGGCCCTTCTGAACGAGAATCCTTCTCCCACGGAAGAAGAGGTAAAAGAGGCCCTTTCCGGAAATTTTTGTCGCTGTATCAGCCACTACCAGGTAATAAAGGCGGTCCTGGCGGCCGCTGGAAAGGCGACTTGATGGACAATATAGACCCCAAATACCGATACATCGGGGAGGCCATCCCGAGGAGGGATGCCGTCGAAATCGTCACGGGCAGCATACGGTATCTCAACGACCTCAAAATGCCGGACCTGCTCTACGGAAAGGTGCTGCGCAGTCCTTATCCCCATGCCCTGATTAAGAGAGTGGACAAGGGCAAGGCCCAGGCCCTTCAGGGAGTCCAAGCCGTCCTTTCATGGGAAGATGCCCCGGACTGGCGGGGAGGCACGCCCCGCAACACCCCCCTGCTGGACCGGAAGGTCCGCTTTGTCGGGGATGCAGTGGCCCTGGTCGCCGCCACCACGGAAGAAATCGCCAAAGAGGCCCTGGCCCTGATCGACGTCGAATACGAGGTATTACCGGCCGTTTTTGACATGGATCAGGCGTTAAAGCCTACGGCCCCCCAATTATATGCCGAATACCCGGGAAATAGAGTAACCCCCGGCACCCCCTTTTTCGGTCCCCGGAGCTTGAAGGACCTGGTTATGGGGGATGTGGAGGAGGGGTTCAAAGAAGCCGATGTCGTTACCGAAGGGACCTTCGGCTATGAGAATATACCCAATCCCCTGCCCCCGGAGCCCCCAGGTGTGATCGCCTTGTGGGAGGAGCCGAATAAGGTAACGGTCTGGGTGTCGAATCAGGCCTCTTATATGGACAAGATCACCCTTTTCCATGTGATGAACCGACAGGTGGACGTGAGAAGTATCGGCGGCCCCTGCGGCGGGAGCTTCGGCTCGAAGTTCATGTCCTGGCAGGTCCAGTGTTACGCGGCCCTTTTGAGCAGGGCCACCGGCCGGCCGGTAAAGCTCATTCTGACGAAGGAAGAGCATTTGGCGGTCTTCACCGTGCGCCCGGCCTCACGCATGCAGGCCCGGGTAGGCATGAAAAAGGATGGGACGGTTACGGCCGTATCCGGCACCTGGCTGGTCGATACGGGTTACTATTCCATGACCACCCAGGCCCAGGTTGCGGTCGGCTGCGGCGAGGTCCAGATCATGGTCCGCTGCCCAAACTGGGATTTGAAGCCGGTGATCGTCTGTACCAACCGGAACGCTTCAGGAATCGTCCGGGGTTTTGGCGGGCAGGAACTCAAATGCATCCTCATACCCCTTTTAAGCCTGGCCATGGAGAAACTGGAAATCGATCCCTTTGAATTTTTAAAGAAAAATTATGTCAAACCGGGAGACGGCTATTTTTGGCGGGACGGCGACTGGTATACCTATCGGGGTGTGGACTATTCTCCGGCCATGGATAAAGGAGCCGCCTTGTTCGGCTGGAAGGAAAAATGGAAGGGTTGGCTCAACCCCAGTGCAGTAGATGGGCCCAAAAGGAGGGGCGTGGGCGTTGGTGTCCATGGCAATGCCGATATCGGCGAGGATGCTTCGGAGGCCTATGTGCGTCTCCACCCCGACGGGACGGCCATACTCTTCTCCTGTGTCACCGAGCACGGTACAGGACAGAGAAGCAATCTGATCAAGATGGTTGCCGAGGTCCTGCAGTTGCCCCTGGAAAACGTCTCCATCGGGCCATCGGATTCTCTGGTCAACCCTTATGAGTTCGGGCCGGCCGGTTCCAGGGGGACTTACGCCATAGGGGCGGCCGTCATCCGGGCCGCCGAAGATGCCCGGAATAAACTCTTCGAACTTCTGGCCCCCAGGCTGGAGGCGAAACCGGAAGACCTGGAGACCCGGGATGGGATCGTCTTTTGGAAATCGCGCCCCGAAAAGAAGCTGCCCTGGAGGGCCATGTCGGTGGATCGGACTATTACGGGCTTTGGACGTTTCGAGCCAGATTACACCCTCAGTAACTGTATGATGACCTTTATCGAAGTGGAGGTGGACACGGAAACGGGAAAAGTCGATCTGATCAGCATTGTCAATACCACCGATGTCGGCCGGATCATCGATCCCCCCGGTCTCGAGGGTCAGCTTAACGGTTGCCTCGGTTCAGGCGGTATCGACAGCGCCGTCTTCGAGGAGACGATCCTGGACCGTTCCACCGGACATATCCTCAATACCAACCTGATCGATTACAAGTGGCGCACCTTTCCGGAGCTTCCGCCGATCGGCAATATCACTCTGGAAACCCCCTTCCCCAGCCACCGTTTTCAGGCCGTTGGCGTCGGGGAGGTGGCCACCTCCCCCGGACCATCGGCCGTCCTCATGGCCGTATCAAACGCCCTCGGCCTCTGGCTGCACCAGTATCCGGTGACCCCGGAGAAGGTGCTCCAGGCCCTGGGTAAGGTACCGGCAAGAAAAAGGAAGGGAGGTGCGGCATGAAATCCTTTATCCATATCAACGCCCGCACGGTCGAAGAAGCCTGCCGGCTGCTCAGGCAGTTTGATGGTAAGGCCGTACTCCAGGCCGGCGGTACGGACCTCCTTTCAACCCTCAAAGGAGAGGGTCTGTCGGACTACCCCGAAGCCCTTATCAATATCAAAACCATTTCGGGTTTCGAGTCGATTGAAGCCGACGACCAGGGGCTGAAAATCGGCGCCGGCATCAAACTTTCCCGGATGGTCGAGTCCTCTGTGCTCCAAGAAAGGTACAAAGTCCTGGCAGAAGCGGCCCATACCGTAGCCAGTCCTCAGATTCGCAACATGGCCACCCTCGGCGGAAACCTCTGTCAGGACGTCCGGTGCTGGTATTACCGCTATCCGCGCCATATCGGGGGGCCTGTCCAATGCGCCCGAAAAGGCCGGGGTCCCTGCCTGGCGGTGAAAGGAGATAACCGCTATCACGCCATCCTGGGGGGGAAAAAATGTTTTGCGGTCGGCCCTTCGGATACGGCTGTGGCCCTGGCTGCCCTGGATGGCTGCCTGGACGTTGTGGGACCGGATGGGGAAAGAAAGGTGGCCATAACGGACTTCTTCAGTCCCTTGGCCAAGACCCTTAAGAAAGACGAGATGATCCGGTCCATCGAAGTCCCTCCCCCCCCTGCCGGTGCCAGACAAAGCTTCCTCAAGTTCACCCTGAGGAAACCCATCGATTTTGCCATAGTCAGCGTCGCCGCAGTTATCGATAGCAAAGCCGGCCGCTGCCAGGAGGCCCGTATCGCCCTGGGGGCCCTGGCCCCAGGCCCGGTGAGGGCCTATAAGGCCGAAGCGTATTTGAAAGGCCGGCCCCTTAACCGGGAGACGGCCGGCGAGGCGGCGGAGCAGGCCCTTATGGACGCCCGGCCCCTCAGTATGAATGCCTATAAGATCGAAATCGCCAAGACCCTGGTCAAGCGGTCCATCCTGGGAACCCTTGGAGCCGAATAAAACCTGTTTAGTTCGAAAATAGAGTTCGAGTTCAATCATCAACTGTGCTATTTTCATGATTCGTGGTGTCATGCCCCAAAAGGCGGGGCATGGCGGTTTAATATTTTATTTGACAAAATAAAGGAAGAGATGTAATTATAATAATTTCCCCTTGCTCCCATTAGGGGGCTTTATTATCCATAAGGAGGAACTATGAGGAGATATGACCTGATTTTTATCGTTCATCCCGAGTTGAGCGAGGAAGAAGTGAAGGCCGTTACCGATCGCTATCTTCAAATCATCACTGCCCAAGAAGGAACCATCATTAAAACCGAGGACTGGGGCAAACGGCGTTTAGGCTATGAAATCAACAAACAATCCAAAGGGACGTATATCCTGGTTGATTTTTACGGTCCCGGTACCATTATTCGGGAGGTTGAGCGGAACCTCAAGATCGATGACAAGATCTTAAAATTTCTAACCGTAAAAACCAGAGACCCTTTTAATCCCGAATCCCTGGAAGAAGAACGGAAAAAAGAACAGCTCCTTCAGGAGGCCCAGATCACTTCCGAAGAACCTGAACCAGCCGTTGCTCAGGAAGCGGCAGTGGAAGAAAACGAATCAGAAAAGGAAGGAGAATAGGTCATGATTCAGCAGAGAAGGAAAAAAAGGATATTCCCCCGCCGCAAGGTTTGTCGCTTTTGTGCCGATAGTTCTTTGATCATTGATTATAAGGATTCCAAGACGTTGAAGCATTTTACCTCGGAAAGGGGAAAAATAATTCCCCGGAGGATCACCGGAAATTGTGCCAAACATCAGCGGGAGCTGACGGTGGCGATTAAACGAGCCCGCCAGATTGCCTTGCTGCCCTATCTGGCCTCCTCCATTCAACATTAATCGGGTCCTTATTATTTTCAGGAGGTTAAGACTATGAAGGTTATTCTAAAAGAAGATATATCCACCCTGGGGAAAGCCGGCGACCTGGTCGAGGTCGCCCGCGGTTATGGTCGAAATTTTTTGATTCCCCATGGGAAAGCCCTGGAGGCAACCCCGCATCACCAGAAACAATTGGAAGAGCAGAAACGGATCATCCTGAAAAGGAAGGCCAAAGATCTGGATGATGCCCAGAAATTGGCCGAACAATTTGGGGCCTTGACCCTGCAATTGTCCCGCAAGGTGGTGGAAGAAGGGAAAATCTACGGGTCGGTCTCCACAAAAGATCTGATGGAAAAATTGGCCGAACAAAACATCACCCTGGACCGGAAAAAGATCCTTTTAAAGGACCCGATCCGGACCCTGGGAGACTTTGAAATTCCTATTAAACTCGATCCCGTGGTTACGGCTACCCTCAAGGTAAGTGTAATAGAAGACAAATAACATAAACATGAATGGCTCGAGTGGAGCGCATCTGAAAATCCCTCCCCAGAACCTTGAAGCCGAGCAGTCGGTTCTGGGGGGTATCCTTTTGGAACCGGAAGCCCTCTCCCGGGTCCTGGAGGTTATGACCGGAGAGGATTTTTACCGGGAGTCCCACCGCAAGATCTTTAACGCCATGTTGGATCTCTACCAAAAGAGTACTCCGGTAGATCTGATCACCCTGACCGAAATTCTACAAAACAAAGGCCACCTGGAAGATATCGGGGGAGCCAGCTATCTGACTTCCCTGACCGATGCCATCCCCTCGGCTATTCATGTCGACGTCTACGCCCGGATCATCCGGGAAAAATCCATCCTGCGCCGTCTGATCAATCAGGCTACCGAAATCGCCAGCAGAGGCTATCAGTTTGCCGGCAATGCCGAAGATCTCCTGGATGAGGCCGAAAAAGCCATCTTTGAAATCTCGGAAGCCAAGATCAACCCCCTGGTCTATCCCCTGAGTGACGTCATTAAGGAAAGCTTCGCAACCATCGAGCAGTTATACGACCGGAAAGAAAAAGTGGTCGGGGTTCCCACCGGTTTTACTCAATTGGACAAGCTGACCTCCGGCTTTCAAAACTCGGATCTGGTGATCATTGCCGGCCGCCCCAGCATGGGAAAAACCGCCTTTGCCTTAAATATCGCCCGTAATGCGGCAGTAGACCATGAAGTCCCGGTGGTGATCTTTTCTTTGGAAATGTCCCGGCAGCAATTAGCCATACGACTGCTGTGCAGTGAGGCCCGGGTGGATTCCTATAAACTCCGGAGCGGCTTTATTGGGGAAAGGGACTGGTCCAAGCTGACCGCGGCCGCCGGGACCTTATCCGAGGCCCCGATCTTTATTGATGATTCGCCGACCATGACCGTCTTACAGATGCGGGCTAAGGCCCGGCGGTTAAAATCGGAAAGAAGACTGGGGTTGGTCGTCATTGATTATCTTCAGTTAATGAAAGGCAGAGAAGGCTCCGAACGGCGGGAGCAGGAAATATCCGAGATCTCCCGTTCTTTAAAGGCCCTGGCTAAGGAATTGAATATTCCGGTTATCGCCTTATCCCAGCTCAATCGGAGGCCGGAAGGCCGGGATGATAAAAAGCCGGTCCTGGCCGATCTCCGGGAGTCGGGGGCTATTGAGCAGGATGCCGACGTCATTTGTTTTATCTTCCGGGAAGAAATGTACGAAGAAAATTCCAAACAGAAAGGGATAGCCGAAATTTTGCTCCGAAAGCACCGCAACGGCCCCACCGGCTCGGTTTCTCTGACCTTTTTGGATGCCTATACCCGTTTTGAAAATTTAGCCACCGGGGTCGAAGAACCCTTATAGGAGAAACACAGAATTAGCCGCATTTTCGGACAGACTTCGGGTCTCAAGGCCCTTCAGTTAAAAAAGCTCGAATCCCTTTATCGCCGCCAGATAAATCCCTCCCAGCTTGTTTCCCCTGAACTGGCCCATTTTTTAGCCCAACTCTCCATTGATCTCAATCGTCAAATAGGTCTTCTGATCAATCGTAAGGGCGGGATTGAGGCCGTTATACTGGGCAACGATCAATCCATCTTTATCCCTCCACTCAACCAGTTTCGGACCGGCGCCGGCCGGCTTAAAGGCCTTCGTCTGCTCCATACCCATTTAAAAGGGGAGCCGATCAGCGAAGAAGACAAAATGGACCTGGCCTTACTTCGCCTGGACCTGGTCACCGCCATCGGAATTAATGTTCATGGACAGGCCCATGTCCTCTATTCGGCCCACCTGCGGCCGGATAATCCGGAGGGGCAGCAATGGATGATCCTGGAGCCGGAACAGGTGGGACAATCCCGGGTGGATGTCCAGGGATTGGTCCGTTCTCTGGAAGAGGAATGGGGTAAAAAAATCGCCTCCAAAAAGATCAAATCCCATGAGGAACAAACCATTTTGGTCAGTGTGACCACCCAACCCAGGGCCGTGGCCCAGGAGTCCCTGAGAGAATTAGAAGAATTGGCCCGCTCGGCCGGTCTTAGGGTCCTGGAATCCGTGATTCAATCCAGAAAAGAGATCAGACCCAAGTTTCTTATGGGCAAGGACCGCTTAAGCAGTTTGTCCATCCGGGCCTTGCAACTCGGGGCTAACCTGCTTGTTTTCGATCAGGACCTGAATCCTTCCCAGGTCCGGTCTTTGACCGATTTTACCGAGTTGAAGGTCATCGACCGCACCCAGTTAATCCTGGATATCTTTGCCCAGCGGGCCCGGACCCGGGAAGGCAAGCTTCAGGTAGAGATGGCCCAGTTGAAATATATCCTGCCCCGTCTCGTTGGACGCGATGATGCCCTGTCCCGGTTGACCGGGGGCATCGGAGGCCGGGGGCCGGGAGAAACCAGACTGGAGATCGATAGACGCCGGGTCCGGGAAAAAATCCATCGCCTTCAAAAAGAATTGGAGGCCATCCGGAGCCAGCGCAAGCAAAGGCGGGGAAAAAGAAATCGCCGGGAATTACCGGTCATCTCCATTGTCGGCTATACCAACGCCGGAAAATCCTCTCTTTTGAACACCCTGACCCACAGCCGGCTGGCGGCCGAAGACCGCTATTTTGCCACCCTGGATCCGACCAGCCGCCGGCTTAGACTGCCCCGGGACCAGGAAGTCATTATTACGGACACGGTGGGTTTTATCAACAACCTGCCCAAGGATCTGCTGACGGCCTTTCGGGCCACCCTGGAAGAGTTGGAAGAGGCCGATCTTTTATTGCATGTGGTCGATGTCAGCAACGCCCAATTTGAAAAGCAGATGGGGGTGGTGGAAGATTTGCTGACCGAGCTTAAGCTTTCCCATATCCCGACCATCCGGGTCTTCAACAAAGTGGATCTCATTTCCGAGGAATATGCCCGCACCCAGTGCGCCCGCTATCAGGCCATCCCGGTTTGCGCCCTGAAAGAAGAGACCCTGGGGGAATTACTCGGCGCCATGGAACAGGCCATAGGAGGGCTGAGGGGATGCCAACCGCATCAAAAACAATAAGCTGGCGGTTTTGTGTTTTTCTGGCCATCTTGATTGTCCTGGCTGTAATTTATTTTCGACAGCCAAAGCCTTGCCGGCAACCGATAACCTACCGTATCGGGAATGTCGATGAACGATTCGGCTTAACCCATCAGGAATTTGGAAGCGCGGTGAACAGGGCGGCCGCCATGTGGGGGAAACCTCTTTCCCGCCATCTTTTTCAGGAGGATCCTCGAGGCCTGATCGAAATTAACCTCGTTTATGACTATAGACAGGAAGCCACCGACCGGTTAAAAAAGCTCAATATTAAAATCGATGGCTCGAAGCATTCCTATGAAGAATTGAATGCACGCTTAAATAATTTAAAAATGGAATACCAACAAAAAAATACCACCTTGAGCGGTGATTTAACTGTTTTCAATACGCGGCTCAACGCCTTTAATGCGGAAGGGGAATCATGGAACCGTCGCGGCGAAGTTCCTGAAAGGTTCCAGGGGCGGCTGGTGAAAGAAAAAGACGAATTAAACAGTCTGCGCGATAATCTGCAAAGACGCCGGGAAGAAATGAAAAACCTGGCCTATACCATCAACAGCCTGGTTGTGGTCATCAATGAAATCGCCTCTAAATATAACCTGGAATTAGTAGACCGCCAAAATGCCGGAAACACCTTAGGCCGCGAGTTCTGTGAAGGATTATATGAAATCCATAAAGGGAAGCAGTCGATTACGATTTATCAATTTGATGATGACTCCCGGCTGGTCCGTGTTCTGGCCCATGAATTCGGCCATGCCCTGGGTCTGCCTCACAGCCAAACCGAAGAAGCCGTCATGTACCGGCTGATCAATTCAAATTCTCCGGAGCTTGCCCCTGATGACGAGGCGGCCTTAAGAAGGCGATGTAAAATTAAGGGTCCTCTCTAATAGAGTGATCGATGATCGAAGGATTCAAGGAGTCCGGGATTCAAGGGTTCGAGGGAAATGCTTAGCCCCCCTTCCCATACTCATAAATCATATTTCTTTGCTCTCCCCATGTTATATGGAGACTATTTGGAAATTCGATAGGAGGGGCTTAGAGTGAAAATGAGCCCCATAATCCATCGAACCACAGGATTGAATGCCTTGTCCATAGTAAAGGGGTGCAGTCGACCGGATTGGAGGAGCTGGACCATTTTTACACCCAGGGCATTGGCTTGTTGTCTTTGCCTGGTGCTTAATCGCCTAAGAAAGTAGAGCCGCTCCCAATCCTGCTGACCTTCCGGAAAATGTTCGAGATCCGCGCCGGCATACAGGTCTCCTATCCATTGTCCGTGAAGCATCAAAGGGGCATTACTTTTCAGCCAAGGGGTCCCGTCATCGCAATATTTTCTTAACCGTTCGGGCATGCCACCGGCGCTTACGATTGCGCCCAGTGCCCGGATTTTGTTGTTGATACGGGAGTTGATGCTCATACACTGGATCATAGGCTCGCCGGGCCGGGCCGTACGCCAGGACAAACGCTCCCAGAAGGTCGTCATCAGACCCGTCACAAACCCGTTATGCACCGGAGAGGCGAAAAGGATTCCGTCCGCGCCAATGATCCGGTTGATGATCTCATCCATATCGTCTTTCAGACTGCAAGGGGCGGCTCCGCTGCCTTTAAAGCTATAACATTTAAGGCAGTTGATGCAGTACCCTATGTTTTGGTCACGGAGCATGATCATATCCGGCTCCCCGCCGCCGGATTTGACGCCTTCCATAAAGGCCCGAACGAGCTCGGTGGTCGTCCCCTCAGGTCGGTAGGTGCTGTTGATGGCTATAATTTTCATTTTCCCTCCCCTTCGGTCCGGCTTTTGTTTCTGACGAGCCCTTCTGCATAAAGGGGACGTCCCATTTCTATTCCTTCAGCTAACGCTCAAATTCACCGGTGCGGCCAAGCCGGACAATACCCAATAATGAAGGCCGTGCGGACATGAGGGATGTAAACGGCACCGCAGTCCGCCGCGTCCGGTGAAAAGATTTGTTGGAATCATCAGTATTAAGATGCTTTCTTCAAACGCTCAGCCACCCAAAGCTTGATGATAGACTGGCGGGGTACTCCCAGCCGTTTC is part of the Deltaproteobacteria bacterium genome and encodes:
- the dnaB gene encoding replicative DNA helicase — encoded protein: MNGSSGAHLKIPPQNLEAEQSVLGGILLEPEALSRVLEVMTGEDFYRESHRKIFNAMLDLYQKSTPVDLITLTEILQNKGHLEDIGGASYLTSLTDAIPSAIHVDVYARIIREKSILRRLINQATEIASRGYQFAGNAEDLLDEAEKAIFEISEAKINPLVYPLSDVIKESFATIEQLYDRKEKVVGVPTGFTQLDKLTSGFQNSDLVIIAGRPSMGKTAFALNIARNAAVDHEVPVVIFSLEMSRQQLAIRLLCSEARVDSYKLRSGFIGERDWSKLTAAAGTLSEAPIFIDDSPTMTVLQMRAKARRLKSERRLGLVVIDYLQLMKGREGSERREQEISEISRSLKALAKELNIPVIALSQLNRRPEGRDDKKPVLADLRESGAIEQDADVICFIFREEMYEENSKQKGIAEILLRKHRNGPTGSVSLTFLDAYTRFENLATGVEEPL
- a CDS encoding (2Fe-2S)-binding protein; amino-acid sequence: MATTGKESGLSGSPGKGCIHIMVNGRDYELEIGKGSDKIDPAQTLTQTLRETLGLMGTKVSCDNGACGGCTVLIDGQAVLACMTLTIECDGSNITTIEGLSDPKTGKLDPLQQAFIDHTAFQCGFCTPGMIMSAKALLNENPSPTEEEVKEALSGNFCRCISHYQVIKAVLAAAGKAT
- a CDS encoding xanthine dehydrogenase family protein molybdopterin-binding subunit codes for the protein MDNIDPKYRYIGEAIPRRDAVEIVTGSIRYLNDLKMPDLLYGKVLRSPYPHALIKRVDKGKAQALQGVQAVLSWEDAPDWRGGTPRNTPLLDRKVRFVGDAVALVAATTEEIAKEALALIDVEYEVLPAVFDMDQALKPTAPQLYAEYPGNRVTPGTPFFGPRSLKDLVMGDVEEGFKEADVVTEGTFGYENIPNPLPPEPPGVIALWEEPNKVTVWVSNQASYMDKITLFHVMNRQVDVRSIGGPCGGSFGSKFMSWQVQCYAALLSRATGRPVKLILTKEEHLAVFTVRPASRMQARVGMKKDGTVTAVSGTWLVDTGYYSMTTQAQVAVGCGEVQIMVRCPNWDLKPVIVCTNRNASGIVRGFGGQELKCILIPLLSLAMEKLEIDPFEFLKKNYVKPGDGYFWRDGDWYTYRGVDYSPAMDKGAALFGWKEKWKGWLNPSAVDGPKRRGVGVGVHGNADIGEDASEAYVRLHPDGTAILFSCVTEHGTGQRSNLIKMVAEVLQLPLENVSIGPSDSLVNPYEFGPAGSRGTYAIGAAVIRAAEDARNKLFELLAPRLEAKPEDLETRDGIVFWKSRPEKKLPWRAMSVDRTITGFGRFEPDYTLSNCMMTFIEVEVDTETGKVDLISIVNTTDVGRIIDPPGLEGQLNGCLGSGGIDSAVFEETILDRSTGHILNTNLIDYKWRTFPELPPIGNITLETPFPSHRFQAVGVGEVATSPGPSAVLMAVSNALGLWLHQYPVTPEKVLQALGKVPARKRKGGAA
- the rpsF gene encoding 30S ribosomal protein S6, whose product is MRRYDLIFIVHPELSEEEVKAVTDRYLQIITAQEGTIIKTEDWGKRRLGYEINKQSKGTYILVDFYGPGTIIREVERNLKIDDKILKFLTVKTRDPFNPESLEEERKKEQLLQEAQITSEEPEPAVAQEAAVEENESEKEGE
- a CDS encoding matrixin family metalloprotease, which produces MPTASKTISWRFCVFLAILIVLAVIYFRQPKPCRQPITYRIGNVDERFGLTHQEFGSAVNRAAAMWGKPLSRHLFQEDPRGLIEINLVYDYRQEATDRLKKLNIKIDGSKHSYEELNARLNNLKMEYQQKNTTLSGDLTVFNTRLNAFNAEGESWNRRGEVPERFQGRLVKEKDELNSLRDNLQRRREEMKNLAYTINSLVVVINEIASKYNLELVDRQNAGNTLGREFCEGLYEIHKGKQSITIYQFDDDSRLVRVLAHEFGHALGLPHSQTEEAVMYRLINSNSPELAPDDEAALRRRCKIKGPL
- a CDS encoding 50S ribosomal protein L9; this translates as MKVILKEDISTLGKAGDLVEVARGYGRNFLIPHGKALEATPHHQKQLEEQKRIILKRKAKDLDDAQKLAEQFGALTLQLSRKVVEEGKIYGSVSTKDLMEKLAEQNITLDRKKILLKDPIRTLGDFEIPIKLDPVVTATLKVSVIEDK
- a CDS encoding xanthine dehydrogenase family protein subunit M, translated to MKSFIHINARTVEEACRLLRQFDGKAVLQAGGTDLLSTLKGEGLSDYPEALINIKTISGFESIEADDQGLKIGAGIKLSRMVESSVLQERYKVLAEAAHTVASPQIRNMATLGGNLCQDVRCWYYRYPRHIGGPVQCARKGRGPCLAVKGDNRYHAILGGKKCFAVGPSDTAVALAALDGCLDVVGPDGERKVAITDFFSPLAKTLKKDEMIRSIEVPPPPAGARQSFLKFTLRKPIDFAIVSVAAVIDSKAGRCQEARIALGALAPGPVRAYKAEAYLKGRPLNRETAGEAAEQALMDARPLSMNAYKIEIAKTLVKRSILGTLGAE
- a CDS encoding patatin-like phospholipase family protein is translated as MKWFNGIVGMLLMVVAGSWGCGTVPPVKEQHKPPPKVALVLGGGAARGFAHVGVIRMLEQEKIPIHMIVGTSVGSLIGALYASDPNSFNLEWLSFTIEKDDIFDYSVIYSKMGPVQGERLEKFIQTKVKAKTIEQMKIPFYAIATDLNAGKTWVFEKGSVAKAVRASCSIPGIFQPLEMNGRMYVDGGVTNTLPVDVARARGADIIIAVSISKNINNPQANSLIDVILQSIDIMGRELVTYKSRGYDVLLEPQVGDVGMTDFTQKKRLMDAGIQAAKQAMPRIKKLIEEKS
- the hflX gene encoding GTPase HflX produces the protein MSRIFGQTSGLKALQLKKLESLYRRQINPSQLVSPELAHFLAQLSIDLNRQIGLLINRKGGIEAVILGNDQSIFIPPLNQFRTGAGRLKGLRLLHTHLKGEPISEEDKMDLALLRLDLVTAIGINVHGQAHVLYSAHLRPDNPEGQQWMILEPEQVGQSRVDVQGLVRSLEEEWGKKIASKKIKSHEEQTILVSVTTQPRAVAQESLRELEELARSAGLRVLESVIQSRKEIRPKFLMGKDRLSSLSIRALQLGANLLVFDQDLNPSQVRSLTDFTELKVIDRTQLILDIFAQRARTREGKLQVEMAQLKYILPRLVGRDDALSRLTGGIGGRGPGETRLEIDRRRVREKIHRLQKELEAIRSQRKQRRGKRNRRELPVISIVGYTNAGKSSLLNTLTHSRLAAEDRYFATLDPTSRRLRLPRDQEVIITDTVGFINNLPKDLLTAFRATLEELEEADLLLHVVDVSNAQFEKQMGVVEDLLTELKLSHIPTIRVFNKVDLISEEYARTQCARYQAIPVCALKEETLGELLGAMEQAIGGLRGCQPHQKQ
- a CDS encoding flavodoxin family protein; this translates as MKIIAINSTYRPEGTTTELVRAFMEGVKSGGGEPDMIMLRDQNIGYCINCLKCYSFKGSGAAPCSLKDDMDEIINRIIGADGILFASPVHNGFVTGLMTTFWERLSWRTARPGEPMIQCMSINSRINNKIRALGAIVSAGGMPERLRKYCDDGTPWLKSNAPLMLHGQWIGDLYAGADLEHFPEGQQDWERLYFLRRLSTRQRQQANALGVKMVQLLQSGRLHPFTMDKAFNPVVRWIMGLIFTLSPSYRISK
- a CDS encoding 30S ribosomal protein S18, with amino-acid sequence MIQQRRKKRIFPRRKVCRFCADSSLIIDYKDSKTLKHFTSERGKIIPRRITGNCAKHQRELTVAIKRARQIALLPYLASSIQH